One window of Arthrobacter oryzae genomic DNA carries:
- a CDS encoding PspC domain-containing protein gives MNSHNAYPDEDPLPSGRSGSGSDSGSATPTDRTSDDGAASGQEGSDARKGSGADPGTGPGTGSPEGSFPGGPPPLYPNAQMPGAQGPHPHPGAPTDGRYAYPQSPPQNFFTWVRSHGVHRGSDRWIGGVASGIAHRLGVDPLIVRGVFIVLSIFAGIGVLLYGIAWALLPEPDGRIHVQEAGAGRWSTGMTGALITTVIGFPSLGNGFWGWERNGFGGFFWTVFWIAGAVYLIYYLSQRDKATNGAPVMNNSTEAGTTAGGTAFAATSPAGTSSAGISSPASGAPYEPGVLTGGPYAGGAYSGAQYDGGAPGSGGYGPTPPYVGGYGGPPAPAPKAPNVGPGAPAVAVTAGLALLVGGGIKALEALNVTNLGDATNAVVWASGAAVLGLGILVAGLRGRTSGILGFFAVVALVIGGIFNVVPNGDRFRFQDANWSPASIEQASQGFNITGGSGTADLTRLNITPPLGSDVVIPMDVTASNLTVIIPDTVPVEIRADMTLGNLNDGSQNHGGMTSQQSNYNTDKPGAALILEIDGTMSNVTIQEGN, from the coding sequence ATGAACTCGCACAATGCATACCCAGACGAAGATCCGCTGCCGTCAGGCCGTTCCGGTTCCGGTTCCGATTCCGGTTCCGCCACGCCAACTGACCGCACTTCCGACGACGGCGCCGCCTCTGGCCAGGAGGGTTCCGATGCCCGTAAAGGCTCAGGCGCCGATCCGGGCACCGGCCCAGGCACCGGCTCCCCGGAGGGCAGCTTCCCCGGCGGCCCGCCACCGCTCTATCCGAACGCGCAGATGCCCGGTGCCCAGGGTCCCCATCCCCACCCCGGTGCCCCGACGGATGGCCGCTACGCCTACCCGCAGTCCCCGCCCCAGAACTTCTTCACCTGGGTCCGGAGCCACGGAGTCCACCGCGGGTCGGACCGCTGGATCGGCGGCGTCGCCAGCGGCATCGCACACCGGCTGGGCGTCGACCCGTTGATCGTGCGCGGCGTCTTCATTGTCCTTTCCATCTTCGCCGGCATCGGAGTGTTGCTCTACGGCATCGCCTGGGCACTGCTGCCGGAGCCCGACGGCCGCATCCACGTTCAGGAAGCCGGCGCCGGACGCTGGTCCACCGGCATGACGGGCGCGCTCATCACCACGGTGATCGGCTTCCCCAGCCTGGGCAACGGCTTCTGGGGCTGGGAGCGGAACGGATTCGGCGGCTTCTTCTGGACGGTCTTCTGGATCGCCGGCGCCGTCTACCTCATCTACTACCTCTCACAACGCGATAAGGCCACCAACGGAGCACCCGTCATGAACAACAGCACCGAAGCCGGCACCACTGCCGGTGGAACCGCCTTTGCCGCCACGTCGCCGGCTGGCACGTCATCGGCAGGCATCTCCTCGCCCGCGTCCGGCGCGCCTTATGAACCCGGAGTGCTCACCGGCGGACCTTACGCCGGCGGGGCATACTCAGGCGCGCAGTACGACGGCGGCGCCCCCGGTTCGGGCGGTTACGGCCCCACTCCCCCGTACGTCGGAGGCTACGGCGGTCCGCCCGCTCCCGCCCCGAAGGCGCCCAACGTTGGCCCCGGCGCCCCCGCCGTCGCCGTCACGGCCGGCCTTGCCCTGCTGGTGGGCGGCGGCATCAAGGCCCTCGAAGCACTCAACGTGACCAACCTCGGTGACGCCACCAACGCGGTGGTGTGGGCCAGCGGTGCGGCCGTCCTGGGCCTGGGCATCCTGGTGGCCGGGCTCCGGGGCCGGACGTCCGGGATCCTTGGCTTCTTTGCCGTGGTTGCCCTCGTCATCGGCGGAATCTTCAACGTGGTGCCCAACGGTGACCGCTTCCGGTTCCAGGACGCCAACTGGAGCCCGGCCAGTATCGAACAGGCGAGCCAGGGCTTCAACATCACCGGTGGCAGCGGAACTGCCGACCTGACACGGCTGAACATCACGCCGCCGCTGGGCAGCGACGTCGTGATTCCCATGGACGTTACGGCCAGCAACCTGACCGTCATCATTCCGGACACGGTCCCCGTGGAAATCCGGGCGGACATGACGCTGGGCAACCTCAACGACGGCTCGCAGAACCACGGGGGCATGACCTCGCAGCAGAGCAACTACAACACCGATAAGCCGGGTGCCGCGCTCATCCTCGAAATCGACGGGACCATGAGCAACGTCACCATCCAGGAAGGAAACTGA
- a CDS encoding PspC domain-containing protein, producing the protein MDKFFSIVRGLGLKRGPQRWLGGVCGGIAAKLNVDVAFVRIAFLLLSLLPGPALVFYVAAWLILPDQRNAIILQSFLDKRSINGS; encoded by the coding sequence ATGGATAAGTTCTTCAGCATCGTCAGGGGCCTTGGCCTGAAACGCGGACCGCAGCGTTGGCTGGGAGGCGTGTGCGGAGGCATCGCCGCCAAGCTGAACGTGGACGTCGCCTTCGTCCGGATCGCGTTCCTGCTCCTCAGCCTGCTGCCGGGTCCGGCCTTAGTGTTCTACGTGGCAGCGTGGCTCATCCTCCCGGACCAGCGAAACGCGATCATCCTCCAGTCCTTCCTGGACAAGCGGTCGATCAACGGATCCTGA
- a CDS encoding 6-phosphofructokinase, which produces MKIGILTSGGDCPGLNAVIRGAVLKGIAIHGHEFVGFLDGWRGVVEGDVIDIPRHMVRGIAKQGGTILGTSRTNPFENGGGPEVIKGHMDRLGIDAIIAIGGEGTLAAAKRLTDAGLKIVGVPKTVDNDLDATDYTFGFDTAVQIATEAIDRLRTTGESHHRCMIAEVMGRHVGWIALHAGMASGAHAILIPEQKASMDQITEWVEEAHARGRAPLVVVAEGFVPEGQETPHSERGLDTFGRPRLGGIAEMLAPELEARTGIETRATVLGHIQRGGVPSAFDRVLATRLGMAAIDSVVDKRWGTMVSLHGTDIVHVGFDAALGNLKCVPQHRYDEAAVLFG; this is translated from the coding sequence ATGAAAATTGGAATTCTCACCAGCGGTGGCGACTGCCCCGGACTGAACGCTGTCATCCGCGGCGCCGTCCTCAAGGGAATCGCCATCCACGGCCACGAATTCGTAGGATTCCTCGACGGCTGGCGCGGCGTCGTCGAAGGCGACGTGATCGACATTCCCCGCCACATGGTCCGCGGCATCGCGAAGCAGGGCGGCACCATCCTCGGCACGTCCCGCACCAACCCTTTCGAAAACGGCGGGGGCCCCGAGGTCATCAAGGGCCACATGGACCGGCTCGGCATCGATGCGATCATCGCCATCGGCGGCGAAGGCACGCTGGCCGCAGCCAAACGGCTGACCGACGCGGGCCTGAAGATCGTCGGCGTTCCCAAGACCGTGGACAACGACCTTGACGCCACCGACTACACCTTCGGCTTCGACACTGCTGTCCAGATCGCCACCGAGGCCATCGACCGCCTCCGCACCACGGGTGAATCACACCACCGCTGCATGATCGCCGAGGTCATGGGCCGCCATGTGGGCTGGATCGCACTGCACGCGGGCATGGCCTCCGGCGCACACGCGATCCTTATTCCGGAGCAGAAGGCCTCCATGGACCAGATCACCGAGTGGGTGGAGGAGGCTCACGCACGCGGCCGCGCACCCCTGGTGGTGGTGGCCGAGGGCTTCGTTCCCGAGGGCCAGGAAACCCCGCACTCCGAGCGCGGGCTGGACACGTTCGGACGCCCGCGCCTGGGCGGCATCGCCGAGATGCTGGCTCCCGAACTCGAAGCACGGACCGGCATCGAGACCCGCGCCACCGTTCTTGGCCACATCCAGCGCGGCGGCGTCCCGTCCGCGTTCGACCGCGTCCTGGCCACGCGGCTGGGCATGGCCGCCATCGACTCCGTGGTGGACAAGCGCTGGGGCACCATGGTGTCCCTCCACGGCACGGACATTGTGCACGTGGGCTTCGACGCCGCCCTGGGCAACCTCAAGTGCGTCCCGCAGCACCGCTACGACGAAGCAGCCGTCCTCTTCGGCTAG
- a CDS encoding GNAT family N-acetyltransferase, protein MTLDPGSADIIQLAWARHLGLDDGAFAAARKLDADATVLGAGPLSAAGRLTRADESRKSVDFVRLFGTSALVGPRWALDAAERIPDEELAQHVTLLTITRQHGGHGQGAAALFFADDLPLRQPAEELTVSHGNPEAIELEGLCPPDDVNEVGLSDLEHRFTILRDDNGRKVPVACGAYTEWEGILAHMGVLVDPDWRRRGLGSLAASIAAHEALAAGLTLQWRADVSNKGALAIARSLGFSAGGIQTSVLLG, encoded by the coding sequence ATGACTCTCGACCCCGGTTCCGCAGACATCATCCAGCTGGCCTGGGCCCGCCATTTGGGCCTGGATGACGGAGCCTTTGCCGCGGCGCGGAAGCTCGACGCCGATGCCACCGTTCTGGGGGCCGGCCCGCTTTCGGCCGCGGGCCGGCTCACGCGGGCGGACGAGTCCCGGAAATCAGTGGACTTTGTGCGGTTGTTTGGCACGTCGGCGCTCGTGGGACCCCGATGGGCCCTGGACGCCGCCGAGCGCATTCCGGATGAGGAACTCGCCCAGCACGTGACCCTCCTGACCATCACGCGGCAGCACGGCGGCCACGGCCAGGGAGCTGCCGCGCTCTTCTTCGCCGACGACCTCCCGCTCCGCCAGCCGGCCGAGGAGCTGACCGTTTCGCACGGTAACCCCGAGGCCATAGAACTCGAAGGCCTCTGTCCTCCTGACGACGTCAACGAGGTGGGGTTGTCCGACCTCGAACACCGGTTCACTATCCTGCGCGACGACAACGGCCGCAAGGTTCCGGTGGCCTGTGGCGCCTACACCGAGTGGGAAGGCATCCTGGCGCATATGGGGGTCCTCGTGGATCCCGACTGGCGGCGCCGGGGCTTGGGTTCCCTGGCCGCGTCCATTGCCGCCCACGAGGCACTCGCGGCCGGCCTCACCCTGCAGTGGCGCGCGGATGTCAGCAACAAGGGAGCCCTGGCAATCGCCCGCAGCCTCGGCTTCTCAGCCGGCGGCATCCAGACCAGCGTGCTGCTGGGCTGA
- a CDS encoding DHA2 family efflux MFS transporter permease subunit: MENVARPWPALWSLVIGFFMILIDTTIVSVANPRIMEGLDADINSVIWVTSAYLLAYAVPLLITGRLGDRFGPKKLYLTGLVVFTLASLWCGLSGDVQTLILARVVQGFGAAIMTPQTMAVITRIFPPDRRGAAMGIWGATAGVATLVGPILGGVLVDGLGWEWIFFINVPVGIAGFILALRFVPSLTTHPHKFDIPGVLLSAVGLFLLVFGIQEGETYNWGTITGPVTVWSLIIAGLAVLAGFVAWQRFNKGEPLLPLSLFGDRNFSLANLGITTVGFTVTAFGLPLIFYYQMVRGLTPTQSALMMIPMALISGGLAPVVGRIIDRVNPKYITAGGLALMSVALFWNSALMHPDTPIWLFLLPSAVLGFANAGIWAPLSSTATRNLPPRQAGAGAGVYNTTRQIGAVLGSAAIAVLMQARLAEELPAAPGGTGHAGPMSFGGQLPEALHEGFSTAMSQSIMLPAAVIVLGAAVALFFAKPKPVQGWDGSGAPSAQQHAGLDAAG, translated from the coding sequence ATGGAAAACGTAGCTAGGCCGTGGCCGGCCCTTTGGTCACTGGTGATCGGGTTCTTTATGATCCTGATCGACACCACCATCGTCTCGGTGGCGAACCCGCGGATCATGGAAGGCCTGGACGCGGACATCAACTCCGTCATTTGGGTGACCAGTGCGTACCTGCTGGCCTACGCCGTGCCGCTGCTGATCACCGGCCGGCTGGGGGACAGGTTCGGACCCAAGAAGCTCTACCTGACCGGCCTCGTGGTGTTCACCCTCGCATCGCTGTGGTGCGGGCTGTCCGGTGACGTCCAGACCCTCATCCTGGCCCGCGTGGTCCAGGGCTTCGGCGCCGCGATCATGACACCCCAGACCATGGCCGTAATCACGAGGATCTTCCCGCCGGACCGGCGCGGCGCGGCCATGGGCATCTGGGGTGCCACCGCCGGCGTCGCCACCCTCGTGGGGCCGATCCTCGGCGGCGTCCTGGTGGACGGACTCGGCTGGGAATGGATTTTCTTCATCAACGTGCCCGTGGGAATCGCCGGCTTCATCCTGGCGCTGCGCTTTGTGCCGTCGCTGACCACGCATCCGCACAAGTTCGACATTCCCGGCGTCCTGCTCAGCGCCGTTGGACTGTTCCTGCTTGTCTTCGGCATCCAGGAAGGCGAGACCTACAACTGGGGCACCATCACCGGCCCCGTCACAGTGTGGAGCCTGATCATCGCAGGCCTGGCGGTGCTGGCCGGGTTCGTCGCCTGGCAGCGGTTCAATAAGGGCGAGCCGCTGCTGCCGCTGTCCCTGTTCGGGGACCGCAACTTCTCGCTGGCCAACCTGGGAATCACCACGGTGGGCTTCACGGTGACGGCGTTCGGCCTGCCGCTCATCTTCTATTACCAGATGGTCCGCGGCCTGACACCCACCCAGTCCGCCCTGATGATGATCCCGATGGCGCTCATCTCAGGCGGCCTTGCGCCGGTGGTGGGCAGGATCATCGACCGCGTGAACCCGAAGTACATCACGGCTGGCGGCCTGGCGCTCATGTCCGTGGCACTGTTCTGGAACTCGGCGCTGATGCACCCGGACACACCGATCTGGCTCTTCCTGCTGCCCAGCGCCGTGCTCGGCTTCGCCAACGCGGGCATCTGGGCGCCGCTGAGCTCCACGGCCACCAGAAACCTGCCGCCGCGCCAGGCGGGCGCCGGGGCCGGGGTCTACAACACCACCCGCCAGATCGGCGCCGTGCTGGGCAGCGCGGCCATCGCCGTGCTCATGCAGGCGCGGCTGGCGGAGGAGCTTCCGGCGGCGCCGGGCGGCACCGGCCACGCGGGTCCCATGAGTTTCGGCGGCCAGCTTCCGGAGGCCCTGCACGAAGGATTTTCGACGGCGATGAGCCAGTCCATCATGCTTCCGGCGGCTGTCATTGTGCTCGGCGCTGCCGTGGCGCTGTTCTTCGCAAAACCCAAGCCGGTTCAGGGTTGGGACGGGTCCGGCGCTCCGTCAGCCCAGCAGCACGCTGGTCTGGATGCCGCCGGCTGA
- a CDS encoding PadR family transcriptional regulator: MPSSAPLTPLGISALSLLVEEPMHPYEMYQLLMARHEDRLVKVRPGTLYHAVGRLAERGLVETTGTDREGNRPERTTYRITPAGRKALTERLQDMLAEPVNEYPSFPLAVAEAYNLPAGVVLDLLDRRLALLQDQLEFLQKGEAIVLDKGVARKYWIDLEYQQTMLRSEMGWIRSLQDQLRSGELPW, encoded by the coding sequence ATGCCCTCATCCGCCCCGCTGACGCCGCTCGGCATATCTGCGCTGTCACTGCTGGTCGAGGAGCCGATGCATCCGTACGAGATGTACCAGCTCCTGATGGCCAGGCATGAAGACCGGCTGGTCAAAGTGCGTCCCGGAACGCTCTATCACGCGGTCGGCCGGCTGGCGGAACGCGGGCTCGTGGAAACGACCGGGACGGACCGGGAGGGCAACCGGCCGGAACGGACCACCTACCGCATCACTCCCGCCGGCCGGAAAGCCCTTACGGAACGCCTGCAGGACATGCTCGCCGAGCCGGTCAACGAATACCCGTCGTTCCCGCTGGCCGTGGCCGAGGCCTACAACCTGCCTGCCGGCGTCGTCCTTGACCTTCTGGACCGCCGGCTGGCGCTGCTGCAGGACCAACTGGAGTTCCTGCAAAAAGGCGAGGCGATCGTCCTGGACAAGGGCGTGGCACGCAAGTACTGGATCGACCTCGAGTACCAACAGACCATGCTGAGGTCCGAAATGGGCTGGATACGCAGCCTGCAGGACCAGCTCCGCTCCGGGGAACTCCCGTGGTAG
- a CDS encoding ankyrin repeat domain-containing protein, whose product MTDNPTSENPSTAGPDDETLALAHALFDAARQGDAALLGSYLDAGAPANMTNAAGDSLLMLAAYHGHAPAVELLLQHGADANAVNDRGQTPLAGAAFKGYADVAAALLAAGADPDAGTPSARAAADMFARTDIQAMLG is encoded by the coding sequence ATGACTGACAACCCCACGTCCGAGAACCCGAGCACGGCAGGGCCGGACGACGAAACACTTGCCTTGGCGCATGCCCTGTTTGACGCGGCACGGCAGGGCGACGCGGCCCTGCTGGGCAGCTACCTCGACGCCGGCGCCCCGGCCAACATGACGAATGCGGCGGGTGACTCCCTGTTGATGCTGGCCGCCTACCACGGCCACGCCCCGGCGGTAGAGCTGCTCCTGCAGCACGGCGCCGACGCCAATGCCGTGAACGACCGCGGCCAGACACCGCTCGCCGGAGCTGCCTTCAAGGGCTATGCGGACGTGGCGGCGGCGCTCCTGGCGGCAGGCGCGGACCCTGACGCCGGAACCCCGTCAGCACGCGCGGCGGCCGACATGTTTGCCCGGACCGACATCCAGGCCATGCTGGGCTGA
- the ygfZ gene encoding CAF17-like 4Fe-4S cluster assembly/insertion protein YgfZ produces MTIKSPLLSRPGAVEAGGADSGVASHYGEPLREQRALAAGSAVVDLSHRGVVTVSGPDRLSWLNTLSSQQVTNLAPGESSELLLLSVQGRIEFDARVIDDGGTTWLVVEAAEAAPLAEWLNRMKFMLRVEIADVSDDWSVIGTTRRVEEWSDLLVWVDPWPHVGAGGYAYSVVGEESHPGMERPWFEYLVPAAELEATVGDRPLAGVWASEALRIAAWRPRLGAETDDKTIPHELDLLRTAVHLAKGCYKGQETIARVHNLGHPPRRLVFLQLDGSQHTLPAAGSEVRLGERKVGTVTSVVQHYEMGPIALAVIKRSVSPDEILTVVDGDEPYTAAQEVIVAPDAGQVVGRQTGFLKGTHR; encoded by the coding sequence ATGACTATCAAGAGCCCCCTGTTGTCGCGCCCAGGCGCGGTCGAGGCCGGCGGCGCGGATTCCGGTGTCGCGTCGCACTACGGCGAGCCGCTGCGTGAGCAGCGTGCGCTGGCGGCCGGAAGCGCCGTCGTCGACCTTTCCCACCGCGGGGTGGTCACCGTCTCCGGGCCTGACCGCCTGAGCTGGCTCAACACCCTGTCTTCCCAGCAGGTCACCAACCTTGCGCCGGGGGAGTCCAGCGAGCTGCTGCTGCTCAGCGTCCAAGGCCGTATCGAGTTCGACGCGCGGGTGATTGACGACGGCGGGACCACCTGGCTGGTGGTGGAGGCCGCCGAAGCGGCGCCGCTGGCCGAGTGGCTGAACCGGATGAAGTTCATGCTGCGGGTGGAGATTGCGGATGTATCCGACGACTGGTCGGTCATTGGAACCACCCGGCGTGTTGAGGAATGGTCGGACCTGCTGGTGTGGGTGGACCCCTGGCCGCACGTGGGCGCCGGCGGCTACGCCTACTCGGTTGTCGGGGAGGAATCCCACCCGGGCATGGAGCGGCCATGGTTTGAATACCTGGTGCCGGCAGCGGAGCTTGAGGCGACTGTGGGCGACCGGCCGCTGGCGGGTGTCTGGGCCTCGGAAGCGCTGCGCATCGCCGCATGGCGGCCCCGTCTTGGCGCTGAAACCGACGACAAGACCATCCCGCATGAACTGGACCTGCTGCGCACCGCAGTGCACCTGGCCAAGGGCTGCTACAAGGGCCAGGAGACGATCGCCCGGGTGCATAACCTGGGCCACCCGCCGCGGCGCCTGGTCTTCCTCCAGCTGGACGGATCCCAGCACACCCTCCCCGCGGCCGGCAGTGAAGTGCGTCTCGGGGAACGCAAAGTGGGAACGGTGACCTCCGTGGTGCAGCACTACGAAATGGGTCCCATCGCGCTGGCAGTCATCAAGCGTTCGGTCTCACCGGATGAAATACTGACGGTCGTAGACGGCGATGAACCATACACGGCCGCGCAGGAAGTCATCGTGGCTCCTGACGCCGGTCAGGTGGTGGGCCGCCAGACCGGATTCCTGAAGGGAACGCACCGATGA
- a CDS encoding flavodoxin family protein yields the protein MNTQQPGPGTPEKRNKANYADLKAVFFNGTLKKSPETSNTEGLIEVSRLIMEKQGVTTRVIRTVDHDIASGVYPDMREHGWATDEWPELYPAVKEADIVVVAGPIWLGDNSSQTKKLIERLYAHSGELNDKGQWAFYPKVGGCLITGNEDGIKHCSMNVLYSLQHIGFTIPPQADAGWIGPVGPGPSYLDEGSGGPESDFTNRNATFMTWNLLHLARTLKDAGGIPAYGNLPEEWKAGTRFDFENPEYR from the coding sequence GTGAACACCCAGCAGCCGGGCCCGGGTACGCCGGAAAAGCGAAATAAAGCAAACTACGCCGACTTGAAGGCCGTGTTCTTCAACGGCACCCTCAAGAAATCACCGGAGACCTCCAACACGGAGGGCCTGATCGAGGTCAGCCGCCTCATCATGGAGAAGCAGGGCGTTACCACCCGCGTCATCCGGACCGTTGACCACGACATCGCCAGCGGCGTGTACCCGGACATGCGCGAACACGGCTGGGCCACCGACGAATGGCCGGAGCTCTACCCTGCCGTCAAGGAAGCGGACATCGTGGTGGTGGCCGGTCCCATTTGGCTGGGTGACAATTCCTCCCAGACCAAGAAACTGATCGAACGCCTGTATGCGCATTCGGGGGAGCTGAACGACAAAGGCCAGTGGGCTTTCTATCCCAAAGTGGGCGGCTGCCTCATTACCGGCAATGAAGACGGCATCAAGCATTGCTCAATGAACGTCCTGTACAGCCTCCAGCACATCGGGTTCACCATCCCTCCCCAGGCCGACGCCGGCTGGATCGGCCCGGTCGGGCCCGGACCGAGCTACCTGGATGAAGGCTCCGGGGGACCCGAGAGCGACTTCACCAACCGCAACGCCACCTTCATGACGTGGAACCTCCTGCACCTGGCGAGGACGCTGAAGGATGCCGGCGGGATTCCCGCCTACGGCAACCTGCCGGAGGAATGGAAAGCCGGCACTAGGTTCGACTTCGAGAATCCGGAATACCGCTAG
- a CDS encoding FABP family protein, translating into MPIEIPTDLTPELVPLSWLIGEWEGNGRLGAGEEDSEHFAQHVSFTHNGLPYLQYRAESWLTDDEGTRLRPLTVETGFWALERKQREEDGGPGLIPADIVPVLKSADEVEALRNSDGGFDISVSISHPGGISELYYGQIKGPQIQLSTDMVMRGSHSKEYTAATRIFGLVDGKLLWRWDVAAGKGSTPGGGLEAHASAILSKES; encoded by the coding sequence GTGCCGATCGAAATACCTACAGACCTCACGCCCGAGCTCGTCCCGCTGTCCTGGCTCATTGGTGAGTGGGAGGGCAACGGACGGCTGGGCGCCGGCGAGGAGGATTCCGAGCATTTCGCCCAACACGTATCCTTCACGCACAACGGACTGCCGTACCTCCAATACCGCGCCGAGAGCTGGCTGACCGACGACGAAGGCACCAGGTTGAGGCCGCTGACGGTCGAGACCGGTTTCTGGGCCCTGGAGCGGAAGCAGCGTGAGGAAGACGGCGGTCCGGGCCTGATCCCGGCCGACATCGTTCCCGTGCTGAAGAGCGCCGACGAAGTAGAGGCGCTTCGCAACAGTGACGGCGGCTTCGACATCTCGGTGTCCATCTCGCACCCCGGCGGAATCTCCGAGCTGTACTACGGGCAGATCAAGGGTCCCCAGATCCAGCTGAGCACCGATATGGTGATGCGCGGCAGCCACTCCAAGGAGTACACCGCCGCCACGCGGATTTTCGGCCTGGTGGACGGAAAGCTGCTCTGGCGCTGGGATGTGGCCGCCGGGAAAGGCTCCACCCCGGGCGGCGGCCTGGAGGCCCACGCTTCGGCCATCCTCAGCAAGGAATCCTAG